AGTCATCACTATCTTGGCTCGTGTACTTGGCTTTCCCATTGATATCTCCCACAATGTTTTCTTTGATAGTGAGAAGATAATCGATAACCCTAATTACGCAACATAATTAATAGAACGATCTACTAGTGAATCGTCAAGGTACGAATGTCGCTTGTCTACTGGACCGTTAAACTCGAATATGGCAGATAATCTACCAAACGGTTCAAAAGCTTTATTCATCCTCTGGTTTATCGATACTTGAACCTGATATCATCGGGTTATCATCGAGTGAACACAGGATGATAACGGCTTGATATCAGCTTCAACACTGCATAGAACAAAGGGAAAGAGGAGAATGATCCAAAGGCTCCCTTCGGTCGTTATGGCAAGTCGTAGATTGCCACCTCATGCTTGACATGATACTAGATAGAAAAGCGGAAACAAAGGGAAAAGGCTTGCCCAATTTGCAGGCTTATTAAAAATGGATTTCATAAGAAAAATCAAAATGAAAAGGAGCTAATCATGGCTTTTAATCTAAGAAACAGACACTTCCTTACCCTTATGGACTTCAGTCCTAAAGAGGTAAAATACTTATTGGATCTAGCTATGGATCTGAAGAAAGCTAAATACACCGGAACCGAAGTGCAACGCATGAAAGGAAAGAATATAGCTTTGATCTTTGAAAAAGACAGCACGCGAACCAGATGTGCCTTTGAAGTCGCAGCCCTGGATCAAGGCGCTCATGTTACCTATTTGGGTCCTACCGGCAGTCAAATGGGAAAGAAAGAATCCATTGCCGACACAGCCCGTGTGTTGGGAAGAATGTATGATGGAATCGAGTATCGCGGATACGGTCAGGAGATCGTGGAAGAATTGGCCAAGTACTCTGGTGTTCCGGTTTGGAACGGTCTAACCGACCAAGATCATCCCACCCAAGTGCTTGCAGATTTTCTAACAGCTATGGAGCATCTGAACAAAGCTTTGAACGAGATGGTGTTTGTTTACGCAGGGGACGGTCGGAATAACGTGGCCAATGCACTGATGATAGGCGCATCGAAGACAGGGATGGATTTCAGAATTGCAAGCCCGAAATCATTGTTTCCCGAAAAAGCTCTACTGAACAAGTGTAAAGAAGCTGCAAAAGAAAGCGGAGCAAAGATTACCATTACAGATGATATCGCTAAAGCCGTGAAAGGTGCAGATGTGATCTATACAGACGTTTGGGTTTCGATGGGTGAACCGGATAGTGTATGGGAAAAGCGCATTAAACTACTGAAACCGTATCAGGTAAATGCAGATATGATGAAGAAAACAGGCAATGCTAATACTCTGTTTATGCACTGTCTTCCTGCTTTCCACGATCTGAACACTAGGGTTGGCAAGGAAATCCATGCCAAGTTTGGACTTACTGCAATGGAAGTAACCGATGATGTTTTTGAAGGGCCAAACTCAGTGGTCTTTGACGAAGCTGAAAATCGTCTGCACACTATCAAAGCAGTGATGGTAGCAACTTTGGGCCAATAAAATATTATAAATATCGTGTGAGGACCTCCCCAAAGGAGGTCTTTTGTTTGCCCAGAATGCTTTCTGCGCCGATGGACTGAAAGAAGTCCTGACGCCTTACCAGCGGGAAGTCAACATGAGATCAAGGGCGCTCTTGGCAACGGCAGGGTCTGAAGTAAGAAGCAGTGGGAATATGGAACATAGCGCAAGCGAACTGAAGTTGGTCGGTAGAGTGGGTAACCTTGCCAAAAGTGGGAAAGCCCTAAAGAAAGACTTACTCCCATTCTGCCTGAGAGGGTGGGGACAATACTTCCGTGTGGCAAACTGCGCAAGCTTGTTTAGTGATCTCATGGAATGGATACGGAGGCGATTGCGGATGAAGAAGATGCGGGAATGGAAGAGCTGGAAAGCCTTCCACAAACAATTACGCAGGAATGGCTTCAAAGGCGAATGTCCGAAGATATCTATGACGAGATGGAGAAACTCTGCCTGTTTCCATATGAGTTTTGCTCTTCCCAACAAGTGGTTCAAAGAGATGAAGTTATTTAATTTAACAAGTATCAAGATCGGTGTTTTATTTAGCTACGTTGAGTAATTACAAGGATTATCAGGAGCCGTGTACGAGACCCGTACACACGGTTCTGTGAGAGGGATGATGCTGGACTTGATCATCCAGCATCACCCTACTCGATTACACATAATTGCAGCTTTGGAATACTGCTTGCTTGTTATTCAATAGAGAGAAAAACAAATGAATTGAGAAGGTAGTATTATTATGAAATCTCTATTGTTGACAATTGCTATGTCGATGCTGACAGTGTTCATGGCAGCAGGAATTACCCAACACTATCAAATGAATACTCCAGTTATACAAGAAGGAGCCTTGGGCACCATTGTAAAACTAGATGGAGCAAAGAATATTGGGAAACCGGGAGAACCCGATTTACCGTATTTTGGCTTCAGTCTTTTGCTTCCAGAAGCCAATGAAGCTATTTCCATAACAGTTCGCAGAGATGGTCCGGTAATCTATTCTCTGAAAGATATCGTAGCTCCAGTGCAGAGACAATATCCATTTTCTCATACCATCATTGAGAAAACAGACAAACCAAATCCCCAAATATACAACTCTGATGATGTGTATCCCCAAAATCCTGAGAGAGGCTTTGGAACTGAATTTATGAATGGTCATCCCATAGCATTTGGATCTTTTTCACCTTTTGAGTACTACCCTCAACAAAATGAACTTGTTTTTTATAAAAGTGCTGTGGTAGAGATTGAGTATCAGCCCAGCACCAGAGCTCGGGAAGCCACCAGATTGCTGAAGAAAGATGCTTTCGTCTCTCAACGTCTGATGCAGTGCGTGGATAACCATTATGCAGTGCCATCATATCGTTCCGACCGAACTGTTGGTATTGAGTACTTGATGATAGTGGATGAAGCCAAGGTAAGCAATTGGGAACCTCTGGAAAATTTATATACAAACCAGGGGCTTTCAGTGTATATGAAACCAATATCCGAGATCGCTGCTTCACAAGCTGGCAGTGATTTGCAGGAAAAGATAAGGAATTATATCATCAGTGTGTATGAAAGTAACCCCTTACGTTTTGTACTATTGGGTGGAGACACGGATTTGATCCCACATCGGGGGTTTATCGTAGATATGGGTACTGGTAGTGAAAGAGATAGCGATATCCCTGCAGATATGTATTATTCTAGTCTGGACGGAAATTGGAATACCGATAATGACCAATACTGGGGTGAAGTGATGGAAGCTGACCTGGCTCCGGAATTGGCCATCGGCAGGATATGCTATAACAACGATATTGAGATTGCAAATCAAATTAATAAAATCACATTGTACCAAATCCTCCCGGTTGAAGAACAGGTAACCAGCGCCGCATTTGTGGGAGAATGGCTATGGGACGGTCCTACCTGGGGTGGAGACTATATGGATGAGATGATTGGGGGATCCAGCTCACATGGCTACACCACAGTAGGAGTACCAACAAGCTGGGATATCAGTACCTTGTACGATAGAACTTATGGCTATTCCGATGCATGGGGTAGCACTGAGATAAAACCGTTTTTGTCAGAAGGTGCAACTTTGGTTAATCATCTGGGGCATTCAAATACTACCTACAACATGAGGCTCTCAAACAACCTTGTATCCGATACTGAAATTACAAATAACGGTCAGACCGAGAACTACTCAATCTACTTCACTCAAGGTTGTTATGCCGGAAGCTTTGACAACCGAGAGACCACAGCTGGTCAATATACTGCGGATTGTATCAGTGAGAAGTTCACATCGATAGCTACTGCAGCAGCAGGTATGATCTCTCATTCTCGCTATGGCTGGGGTATGCAAGGTTCCACAGATGGAGCGAGTCAATACTTCCATCGAGAATACATAGATGCCATTTTCGGAGAAAACATCCACAATTTGGGCTATACTCTGGTGGATTCCAAGATCGATAACATACCATTCATATACGACAATTTGGTAATGTATTGGGTTACCTATGAAACCAATCTGTTTGGCTGTCCAGTTACCCGCGTTTGGAGCGACAGTCCCCAAACAATGAGTGTAAACTTGCCCGTTTCCTGGATGGTGGGTTTGAATTCATACCAAATTGTGACCAATGCCCCAAACTCATTTATCAGAATAAAGCATGGCGAAGAAGTTGTTTATGAAGGTGAATCCAGTGAATTTGGTGTATTTAACATAGTTTTGGAAGAAAACCTTGTACCAGGTAACTATCAGATCTACATTACAGCACCAAACTTTTATCCATATGACTATACTGTATATGTTACTGCTAACAATATGCCTTATATCGTATGCTGGAACGTAAGCAATTCCGATGAAGACGGTCTGATCCATACCGGAGATATATTGGGCATCTCAGCCACGATCAAAAATATGGGTTTGATAGATCAACAAAATCCTGGCGTGATTACCCTCAACAGCCCCTCATCAAATATTGAGATATTACAGGGGACATATGCATTCGAAAGCATTAGTGCCGGTGATAGCTTGATAGTAGATGATGCTTTCCAGATCCGTGTGATGGGCTCTTTTGCGGACAATTCTCAAGCTACCCTGGTATTCAATGCAAGCTTCGATGGTTATGAAACAGAATCATTTCACAACTTACGTCTTGCTGCCCCTGTACTTAGCCTTGGCAGTTATAGTGTAACCGGAAGCAATTTGTATGTAATGCCCGGAGATACCGCATCTATCAGCTTTACACTAAACAACACTGGTACCGGAAATGCTCTTACA
This genomic interval from Candidatus Cloacimonadota bacterium contains the following:
- the argF gene encoding ornithine carbamoyltransferase, producing MAFNLRNRHFLTLMDFSPKEVKYLLDLAMDLKKAKYTGTEVQRMKGKNIALIFEKDSTRTRCAFEVAALDQGAHVTYLGPTGSQMGKKESIADTARVLGRMYDGIEYRGYGQEIVEELAKYSGVPVWNGLTDQDHPTQVLADFLTAMEHLNKALNEMVFVYAGDGRNNVANALMIGASKTGMDFRIASPKSLFPEKALLNKCKEAAKESGAKITITDDIAKAVKGADVIYTDVWVSMGEPDSVWEKRIKLLKPYQVNADMMKKTGNANTLFMHCLPAFHDLNTRVGKEIHAKFGLTAMEVTDDVFEGPNSVVFDEAENRLHTIKAVMVATLGQ
- a CDS encoding group II intron maturase-specific domain-containing protein, translated to MRSRALLATAGSEVRSSGNMEHSASELKLVGRVGNLAKSGKALKKDLLPFCLRGWGQYFRVANCASLFSDLMEWIRRRLRMKKMREWKSWKAFHKQLRRNGFKGECPKISMTRWRNSACFHMSFALPNKWFKEMKLFNLTSIKIGVLFSYVE
- a CDS encoding C25 family cysteine peptidase; the encoded protein is MKSLLLTIAMSMLTVFMAAGITQHYQMNTPVIQEGALGTIVKLDGAKNIGKPGEPDLPYFGFSLLLPEANEAISITVRRDGPVIYSLKDIVAPVQRQYPFSHTIIEKTDKPNPQIYNSDDVYPQNPERGFGTEFMNGHPIAFGSFSPFEYYPQQNELVFYKSAVVEIEYQPSTRAREATRLLKKDAFVSQRLMQCVDNHYAVPSYRSDRTVGIEYLMIVDEAKVSNWEPLENLYTNQGLSVYMKPISEIAASQAGSDLQEKIRNYIISVYESNPLRFVLLGGDTDLIPHRGFIVDMGTGSERDSDIPADMYYSSLDGNWNTDNDQYWGEVMEADLAPELAIGRICYNNDIEIANQINKITLYQILPVEEQVTSAAFVGEWLWDGPTWGGDYMDEMIGGSSSHGYTTVGVPTSWDISTLYDRTYGYSDAWGSTEIKPFLSEGATLVNHLGHSNTTYNMRLSNNLVSDTEITNNGQTENYSIYFTQGCYAGSFDNRETTAGQYTADCISEKFTSIATAAAGMISHSRYGWGMQGSTDGASQYFHREYIDAIFGENIHNLGYTLVDSKIDNIPFIYDNLVMYWVTYETNLFGCPVTRVWSDSPQTMSVNLPVSWMVGLNSYQIVTNAPNSFIRIKHGEEVVYEGESSEFGVFNIVLEENLVPGNYQIYITAPNFYPYDYTVYVTANNMPYIVCWNVSNSDEDGLIHTGDILGISATIKNMGLIDQQNPGVITLNSPSSNIEILQGTYAFESISAGDSLIVDDAFQIRVMGSFADNSQATLVFNASFDGYETESFHNLRLAAPVLSLGSYSVTGSNLYVMPGDTASISFTLNNTGTGNALTPFILVFTEDPQLTTDVFELVLDPVPGGGTTSYNQVFDVHVADTAEIGSSLSLSYVIAAENGNAIDGRFQVSIGLINYGFEADQQNWESVQLQQGFTNQWHRSSQRNNTPDGSWSMKFGNQDLSSYTSSGYGALISPELAVNPGSVLKFWHWMDAEDHDDYPSQAWDGGLVEMSLNGGGWSSIEPVGGYPKTIYNNPASPFDSGTPVYSGSFSWEEAIFELGNITGVAQFRFVFGSDGYVAGEGWYIDDVRVESTSDSDEAIAAPVQISLKQNYPNPFNPNTNISFYTPKSAKVRLSIYNLKGQLVTDLVNSEVPAGENVFTWDGRDKNGHPVASGIYSYRLKCESITQTKKMILMK